From a region of the Campylobacter sp. genome:
- the tatB gene encoding Sec-independent protein translocase protein TatB: MFGISMPEITVILIIAIIVLGPEKLPKVLVELAKYFKVIKKTINDAKSSFDQELRIAELKEDAKKYKESITQASEGVRKKLTFEELDEIKGGIDSVKETLNAGLKNIEGSTLNSAEVSAQKQNETANLKANSGSENSAQSSARAANSTQDSAGSATNSSAGDKGKNSSIENESKNSMPSASGGAENSAQNSNASGEAKNGAQNLNANLNGDAQNSMQNSAQNNDTQKS, translated from the coding sequence ATGTTTGGTATCAGTATGCCTGAAATTACGGTCATTTTAATCATCGCGATAATCGTGCTAGGGCCCGAGAAGCTTCCAAAAGTGCTGGTCGAGCTCGCGAAATACTTCAAAGTCATCAAAAAAACCATCAACGACGCAAAATCGAGCTTCGATCAGGAGCTTCGCATCGCCGAGCTCAAAGAGGACGCCAAAAAATATAAAGAGAGTATCACGCAAGCAAGCGAGGGTGTGCGCAAAAAGCTCACGTTTGAGGAGCTCGACGAGATAAAAGGCGGCATAGACTCGGTCAAAGAGACGCTAAATGCGGGGTTAAAAAATATAGAAGGCTCCACGCTAAATTCCGCGGAAGTCTCGGCACAAAAACAGAATGAGACGGCAAATTTAAAGGCAAATTCGGGCAGCGAAAATTCCGCGCAAAGCTCTGCCCGCGCCGCAAACTCTACGCAAGACTCCGCCGGTAGCGCAACAAATTCTAGCGCCGGAGACAAAGGCAAAAATTCTAGCATCGAAAACGAAAGCAAGAATTCCATGCCGAGCGCGAGCGGCGGCGCGGAAAATAGCGCACAAAATTCAAACGCAAGCGGCGAAGCGAAAAACGGCGCGCAAAATTTGAACGCAAATTTAAACGGCGATGCGCAAAATTCTATGCAAAATTCCGCGCAAAATAACGATACGCAAAAATCATAA
- the tatC gene encoding twin-arginine translocase subunit TatC: MFEELKPHLAELRKRLVICVLSVIVLFIACFGFWEDILGFMTRPLVRVLPKGSEIIFTQLGETFFTAMKVSFFTSLLLAMPIIFWQVWLFVAPGLYDNEKKYVIPFVSGASIMFFLGAAFCYFFVIPVAFNFLVNFGAKQFTAMPTIGEYVGFFAKLVVAFGISFELPVVTFFLAKIGLVTNKSLSDFFRYAIVIIFIFAAVMTPPDVLSQFMLATPLIALYLLSIFIAKMINPYKLEDDESENSTDVAQA, encoded by the coding sequence ATGTTTGAAGAGCTAAAACCCCATCTAGCCGAGCTTCGCAAGCGCCTAGTTATCTGCGTTCTGTCCGTCATCGTCCTTTTCATCGCGTGCTTCGGCTTTTGGGAAGATATTTTAGGCTTTATGACCCGTCCGCTAGTGCGCGTACTTCCCAAAGGCAGCGAGATCATCTTTACCCAGCTTGGCGAAACGTTTTTTACTGCGATGAAGGTATCGTTTTTCACCTCGCTACTTCTAGCAATGCCGATAATTTTCTGGCAGGTGTGGCTTTTCGTAGCGCCTGGGCTTTACGACAACGAGAAAAAATACGTCATCCCCTTCGTTAGCGGCGCGAGCATTATGTTCTTTTTAGGCGCAGCGTTTTGCTATTTTTTCGTAATCCCCGTCGCGTTTAATTTCTTGGTAAATTTTGGCGCCAAGCAATTTACTGCGATGCCTACGATCGGCGAATATGTAGGCTTTTTCGCTAAGCTCGTCGTCGCATTTGGCATCAGCTTCGAGCTTCCTGTAGTAACCTTTTTCCTCGCTAAGATCGGGCTTGTAACAAATAAAAGCCTGAGCGATTTTTTTCGCTACGCAATCGTCATTATTTTCATCTTTGCAGCGGTGATGACGCCGCCGGACGTGCTTAGTCAGTTTATGCTCGCAACTCCGCTAATTGCGCTTTATCTGCTTTCGATCTTTATCGCCAAAATGATAAATCCGTATAAGCTTGAGGATGACGAAAGCGAAAATTCCACGGACGTAGCGCAGGCGTGA
- the queA gene encoding tRNA preQ1(34) S-adenosylmethionine ribosyltransferase-isomerase QueA has protein sequence MADLNLVGSYDYELPSELIASAPVMPKQSARLLIYDRAKEQITHAHFGDLADALPPCDIIFNDTRVIKARLFGHKNSGGKIELLLNSPLEGNKFNAYIRGSVKVGSELKFQSGLEARVCELMEGGLRIVQFEQGGKALNTHDVFEICERIGHVPLPPYIKRADTKQDESWYQSIFAREQGAVAAPTASLHFNDAMLNDLRKRHEIYFITLHVGAGTFKPVEVADLRDHKMHGELYSIPPQTAQILKSERKILGVGTTVTRTIENFARNGQSSGICELFLHPGNPPIRQNFLLTNFHLPKSTLIMLVASFIGLERTLELYRIAVEQRYRFYSYGDGMLVL, from the coding sequence ATGGCGGATCTAAATTTAGTTGGCAGCTACGATTACGAGCTTCCTAGCGAGCTCATCGCAAGCGCGCCCGTGATGCCCAAACAAAGCGCGCGCCTGCTGATCTATGACCGCGCTAAAGAGCAGATTACTCACGCGCACTTCGGCGATCTGGCGGACGCCCTGCCGCCCTGCGATATTATTTTCAACGACACGCGGGTAATCAAGGCGCGCCTCTTCGGTCATAAAAACAGCGGCGGCAAGATTGAGCTTCTGCTAAACTCGCCGCTTGAGGGCAATAAATTTAATGCCTATATTCGCGGCAGCGTCAAAGTAGGCAGCGAATTAAAATTTCAAAGCGGTCTTGAAGCACGTGTTTGCGAGCTAATGGAGGGCGGGCTTCGCATCGTGCAGTTTGAGCAGGGCGGCAAAGCTTTAAACACCCACGATGTTTTTGAAATTTGCGAACGTATCGGCCATGTGCCGCTGCCGCCGTATATCAAGCGCGCCGATACTAAGCAGGATGAGAGCTGGTATCAAAGCATCTTCGCGCGCGAGCAAGGCGCCGTCGCCGCACCCACCGCGAGCCTTCATTTTAACGATGCGATGCTAAACGACCTGCGCAAAAGACACGAAATTTATTTTATCACGCTACACGTAGGCGCGGGTACCTTCAAGCCCGTGGAAGTAGCGGATCTGCGCGATCACAAGATGCACGGCGAGCTCTACTCTATCCCGCCGCAGACCGCGCAAATTCTAAAAAGCGAGCGAAAAATTTTAGGCGTGGGTACGACGGTGACGAGAACGATCGAAAATTTTGCACGTAACGGGCAAAGCAGCGGAATCTGCGAGCTATTTTTACACCCGGGCAACCCGCCGATAAGACAAAATTTTTTGCTTACAAATTTTCACCTGCCCAAATCCACGCTGATAATGCTCGTAGCAAGCTTCATCGGGCTTGAGCGCACGCTTGAGCTCTACCGCATCGCAGTGGAGCAAAGATACCGCTTCTACTCCTATGGCGATGGGATGCTTGTGCTATGA
- the rpsR gene encoding 30S ribosomal protein S18, whose protein sequence is MADKRKYTRKYCKFTEAKIEFIDYKDTALLKHCLSERFKIMPRRLTGTSKKYQEMVEKAIKRARQAALIPYIVDRKDVVTNPFENL, encoded by the coding sequence ATGGCAGATAAGAGAAAATATACTAGGAAGTATTGCAAATTTACGGAAGCAAAGATCGAATTTATCGATTATAAGGACACGGCACTGCTAAAGCACTGCCTAAGCGAGCGCTTTAAGATTATGCCGCGCCGCTTAACCGGCACCAGCAAAAAATACCAAGAGATGGTAGAAAAGGCTATCAAGCGCGCGCGCCAAGCAGCCCTTATACCTTACATCGTAGATCGCAAAGACGTGGTCACAAATCCATTCGAAAATCTTTAA
- a CDS encoding single-stranded DNA-binding protein, whose amino-acid sequence MFNKVVLVGNLTRDIELRYLQTGTAVGKTGIAVTRRYNSSNGEKREETCFIDIDFFGRTAEIANQYLRKGSKILIEGRLKLDQWQDQNGQNRSKHSISVDTMEMLGSNQGGSGGYNQGSNYEGGNYGGSSGGYGGGNSSYGGGGNYGGGNSYANRQNSNSRGAKNDYNAPKQKEQSYESTIPEVDVDADKYDDGNDTIPF is encoded by the coding sequence ATGTTCAATAAAGTAGTTTTGGTAGGTAATTTAACCCGAGATATCGAGCTTAGATATCTGCAAACGGGTACCGCCGTAGGCAAAACCGGCATCGCCGTCACACGCAGATATAATAGCTCAAACGGCGAGAAACGCGAAGAAACGTGCTTTATAGACATAGATTTTTTCGGTCGTACGGCCGAGATCGCAAACCAATACTTGCGAAAAGGCAGTAAAATTTTGATCGAAGGCCGCTTAAAGCTAGATCAGTGGCAGGATCAAAACGGACAGAACCGAAGCAAGCACTCCATCAGCGTAGATACTATGGAGATGCTAGGAAGCAATCAAGGTGGAAGCGGCGGCTATAACCAAGGCAGCAATTACGAGGGCGGCAATTATGGCGGAAGCTCCGGCGGCTATGGCGGCGGAAATTCTAGCTATGGCGGCGGCGGTAATTACGGCGGCGGAAATAGCTATGCTAATAGACAAAACTCAAATTCAAGAGGCGCAAAAAACGATTATAATGCACCTAAACAAAAAGAGCAGAGTTACGAAAGCACGATTCCGGAAGTCGACGTCGATGCCGATAAATACGATGACGGCAACGACACGATCCCATTTTAA
- the rpsF gene encoding 30S ribosomal protein S6: MRNYEVLFIVKPTLTDDEVKTKVDFVKEIITKNGGEIASVIEMGARKLAYKIDKYERGVYFVIYFKAEPSLISELVRNLRITEDIIRFLTVKYETKREISAWDKLSKGIKLSPAKKEREPKASVEPKEPEEAAKEGE; this comes from the coding sequence ATGAGAAACTACGAGGTTTTATTCATCGTTAAGCCCACGCTTACCGACGATGAAGTTAAAACAAAAGTCGATTTCGTCAAAGAAATCATAACCAAAAACGGCGGAGAGATCGCTTCCGTGATCGAAATGGGCGCTAGAAAGCTTGCCTATAAGATCGACAAATATGAGCGCGGAGTTTATTTCGTAATCTATTTTAAAGCCGAACCGAGCTTGATCTCCGAACTTGTTAGAAATCTGCGCATCACCGAAGATATCATTAGGTTTTTGACCGTCAAATATGAGACTAAGCGTGAAATTTCCGCTTGGGATAAACTAAGCAAAGGTATCAAGCTAAGCCCTGCAAAAAAAGAGCGCGAGCCAAAAGCATCGGTAGAGCCAAAAGAGCCTGAAGAAGCAGCCAAAGAGGGCGAATAA
- a CDS encoding DNA polymerase III subunit delta: MYRKEFDGLIASGRVPNFVLLRGGDDFSNELYAQRLKQIYAADNFLSLYFLEYDFEQARSFLEPSLFGGSNTLHIKTASLIKKEELRRLIALCKADANNHLIYELNDSEISVSADFIKEFERNEVRFFKPSGVNEAIALLAQKCEMCGLFANTAALSRIYAIHNESLSLSASEIEKFASLGLELSLQNVNLMVYGLSEVSYDELFDKIFSLCDFRVDFYKMALGGGYNEMELINYFYRLIYRIFRLHAYVKINGRFDFKAVLGYQPPPSVAAQMQRYATSFSTRTFYQIFAHLNDLEFELKSEKNAAKDELLLASFLRLQRMLLSSLGQKANIK, translated from the coding sequence ATGTATAGAAAAGAATTTGACGGGCTTATCGCAAGCGGCAGGGTGCCGAATTTCGTGCTTTTGCGCGGCGGAGACGATTTTTCAAACGAGCTTTACGCGCAGCGATTGAAGCAAATTTACGCAGCCGATAATTTTTTGAGTTTGTATTTTTTAGAGTATGATTTTGAGCAGGCGCGAAGCTTCTTGGAGCCTTCGCTTTTCGGCGGTAGTAACACGCTTCACATCAAAACCGCCTCGCTCATCAAGAAAGAGGAGCTACGAAGGCTCATCGCGCTGTGCAAGGCGGACGCAAACAACCACCTGATCTACGAGCTAAACGATAGCGAAATTTCTGTAAGCGCGGATTTTATCAAGGAATTTGAACGAAACGAAGTGAGGTTTTTCAAACCCTCAGGCGTGAATGAAGCCATAGCGCTGCTTGCGCAAAAATGCGAGATGTGCGGGCTTTTTGCAAACACCGCCGCGCTTAGCAGGATCTACGCCATCCACAACGAAAGCCTGAGTCTGAGCGCAAGCGAGATAGAAAAATTTGCAAGTCTGGGGCTTGAGCTTAGCCTGCAAAACGTAAATTTAATGGTTTATGGCCTTAGCGAGGTGAGCTACGACGAGCTTTTTGATAAAATTTTCAGCCTTTGCGATTTTCGCGTAGATTTTTATAAAATGGCTCTGGGCGGCGGATACAACGAGATGGAGCTGATAAATTATTTCTACCGCCTGATTTATAGAATTTTTCGGCTGCATGCTTACGTGAAAATAAACGGCAGATTTGATTTTAAGGCGGTTTTAGGCTATCAGCCGCCCCCTTCCGTGGCCGCACAGATGCAGCGCTACGCCACCAGCTTTTCTACGCGGACGTTTTATCAAATTTTCGCTCACTTAAACGATTTGGAATTTGAACTCAAAAGCGAAAAGAACGCGGCGAAAGATGAACTTTTACTTGCGTCGTTTTTGAGGTTGCAGCGCATGCTGCTAAGTTCGCTAGGACAAAAAGCAAATATTAAGTGA
- a CDS encoding ribonuclease R: MKEFLRAFNSGVFEKDLSGEQKELVRNLLNISAISAHKGKLYLNDGYVFGRLDIARDGTGYLQSFDDRFKADLIIENRYLSGVHLGDLILAKILSSRKSRLHAKVLMCVKPAFLTSVVYTKSFGREILGVNVKTGLANPLKATQKSLKQLPANTLLKIDNLTNEITEVIGNLSDPFVDEKISLAIYDKNDEFNEACKQQAASFGSEVDEALYPQRVDLQHLPFCTIDPIDAKDFDDAIYFDVKERTLYVAIADVSEYVSEYSPIDKEAKFRGFSIYFPHRSVPMLPRELSENICSLMPNLPRLAFVFKIALDENLNPQKQELFEAIIRSKRRYNYDEVDEILRTRKACEPEILSWLLPLNEICERLRRARLKRGFDFRTKELRITLDERGFISSTRFETDTPSHKLIEDCMLLANKAAAARIERGVFRNHGSAELKKIYALLDDLALFGIDAPYQSNLAKMIGEIQAQADAMGIREEVDKLIIKAQKRAEYGSESRGHFGLGFDNYTHFTSPIRRYSDLILHRLLKAQMRGDEKFYNYLLLNIDATCARLNELEREADKVAFDFMDRKFARWAAENLGKKFRCYIDENGNSVTAKLDDKLKGAKILVSNFAGDILTPVLVELTDANIASGVILGRVVKKI, from the coding sequence ATGAAAGAGTTCCTGCGCGCCTTTAACTCGGGCGTATTTGAAAAGGATCTTAGCGGCGAGCAAAAGGAGCTCGTGCGTAACCTCTTAAATATCAGCGCTATCAGCGCGCACAAGGGCAAGCTCTACCTAAACGACGGCTATGTTTTCGGCAGGCTCGACATCGCGCGCGACGGCACGGGCTATCTGCAGAGCTTCGACGACCGCTTCAAGGCAGATCTCATCATCGAAAACAGATATTTAAGCGGCGTGCATCTGGGCGATCTGATCCTAGCAAAAATTTTAAGCTCAAGAAAGTCCCGCCTGCACGCAAAGGTGCTGATGTGCGTCAAGCCCGCATTTTTAACTAGCGTGGTTTATACCAAAAGCTTCGGGCGCGAAATTTTAGGCGTGAACGTCAAAACCGGCCTCGCAAATCCGCTCAAAGCCACGCAAAAATCGCTAAAGCAGCTGCCCGCAAACACCCTTTTAAAGATCGATAATTTAACGAACGAGATCACCGAGGTGATCGGAAACTTATCCGATCCCTTCGTCGATGAGAAAATTTCTTTAGCGATCTACGATAAAAACGACGAATTTAACGAAGCGTGCAAGCAGCAAGCCGCGAGCTTCGGCAGCGAAGTGGACGAGGCGCTGTATCCGCAGCGCGTGGATTTGCAGCATCTGCCCTTTTGCACCATCGATCCCATCGACGCCAAGGACTTCGACGACGCGATCTATTTTGACGTAAAAGAGCGCACGCTTTACGTCGCGATCGCCGACGTGAGCGAATACGTAAGCGAATACTCGCCGATCGATAAGGAGGCGAAATTTCGCGGCTTTTCGATATATTTTCCGCACAGATCCGTGCCGATGCTGCCGCGCGAGCTTAGCGAAAACATCTGCTCGCTGATGCCGAATCTTCCGAGACTAGCCTTTGTTTTTAAAATCGCTTTGGATGAAAATTTAAACCCGCAAAAGCAGGAGCTTTTCGAAGCGATTATAAGATCAAAACGTCGCTATAATTACGACGAGGTCGATGAAATTTTACGCACCCGCAAGGCGTGTGAGCCTGAAATTTTAAGCTGGCTCTTGCCGCTTAATGAAATTTGCGAGCGACTGCGCCGCGCGAGGCTGAAGCGCGGATTTGATTTCCGCACCAAGGAGCTTCGCATCACGCTTGATGAGCGCGGTTTTATAAGCTCCACTCGCTTTGAGACCGACACCCCGTCGCATAAGCTCATCGAGGATTGTATGCTGCTAGCCAATAAAGCCGCTGCGGCGCGCATCGAGCGAGGCGTTTTTAGAAATCATGGCTCAGCGGAGCTTAAAAAAATTTACGCTCTGCTTGACGATCTGGCGCTGTTCGGTATCGACGCGCCGTATCAGAGCAACCTTGCTAAGATGATCGGCGAAATCCAAGCGCAAGCTGATGCCATGGGGATCCGCGAGGAGGTCGATAAGCTCATCATCAAGGCTCAAAAGCGCGCCGAGTACGGATCCGAATCGCGCGGGCATTTCGGGCTCGGATTTGATAACTACACGCACTTCACAAGCCCGATTAGGCGCTATTCCGATCTCATTTTGCACCGCTTGCTAAAGGCGCAGATGAGGGGGGATGAGAAATTTTATAATTACCTGCTTTTAAACATCGACGCGACGTGCGCGCGGCTAAACGAGCTAGAGCGCGAGGCGGACAAGGTCGCGTTTGATTTTATGGACCGAAAATTTGCGCGCTGGGCCGCGGAAAATTTAGGCAAAAAATTCCGCTGCTACATCGACGAAAACGGAAATTCCGTCACCGCAAAGCTAGACGACAAGCTAAAGGGAGCTAAAATTTTAGTTTCAAATTTCGCCGGCGACATTCTAACGCCCGTGCTGGTGGAGCTTACGGACGCAAACATCGCTAGCGGAGTGATCTTAGGCAGGGTGGTAAAGAAGATCTGA
- the atpE gene encoding ATP synthase F0 subunit C has translation MKKVLVLLFALCGAAFASEQLSAYTQIVSFSAITVAVVLGLAALGGALGMGNAASATLNGIARNPSVASKLSTTMYISLAMIEAQVIYALVVSFVLLFANPFLTEGLKAAAN, from the coding sequence ATGAAAAAAGTTCTTGTATTGTTATTTGCGCTTTGCGGCGCGGCTTTCGCTAGCGAGCAGCTAAGTGCTTACACTCAGATCGTTTCTTTTTCTGCAATTACCGTTGCGGTCGTTTTAGGTCTAGCCGCTTTGGGTGGCGCGTTAGGTATGGGAAATGCCGCTAGCGCGACGCTTAACGGTATCGCTAGAAACCCAAGCGTAGCTAGCAAACTATCGACTACGATGTATATCTCGCTTGCGATGATCGAAGCGCAGGTTATCTATGCGTTGGTTGTTTCATTCGTCTTGCTTTTTGCAAACCCTTTTTTGACAGAAGGCTTAAAGGCTGCTGCAAATTAA
- a CDS encoding 2-isopropylmalate synthase produces the protein MDKNKIIIFDTTLRDGEQSPGASMNTDEKIHLALQLEKLGVDVIEAGFAAASPGDFDAIEKIAGAVSKARVCSLARALEKDIKAAGEAIKGAKLGRIHTFIATSPIHMEFKLKMQPQEVIKRAVESVQYAKSLCEDVEFSCEDACRSDMGFLKEICDAAISAGASTINIPDTVGYLYPDEITARIGEIVKLIGERAVVSVHNHNDLGMATVNSLAAILVGARQVECTINGIGERAGNAALEEIVMAIKTRRDKFAPLYTDINLKEIYLSSRLVASITGIEPQPNKAIVGKNAFAHESGIHQDGVLKHKETYEIMHAEDIGLDKNSLVLGKHSGRHAFKDKLVSLGYELSNEQIEIAFNKFKALADSKKDVFDEDIRELVNDEFVGAEKTYEVLVLSSNSCNKGHASTALTLRYKDEILSDSALGNGGVDAIFKAIDRISGISGSLKEYQVKAVSQGKDALAKVTVKVEFKDEGAIIGRGLDVDTMLASAKAYVAALNTYLDAKR, from the coding sequence ATGGACAAAAATAAAATTATAATCTTCGATACGACGCTTCGTGACGGCGAGCAAAGCCCGGGAGCGTCGATGAATACGGACGAAAAGATCCATCTTGCGTTACAGCTTGAAAAGCTGGGCGTAGATGTTATCGAGGCGGGTTTTGCGGCGGCGAGCCCCGGGGACTTTGACGCTATAGAAAAGATCGCCGGCGCCGTTAGCAAGGCTCGCGTCTGTTCGCTTGCACGCGCTTTAGAAAAAGATATCAAGGCTGCGGGCGAAGCGATAAAGGGCGCGAAGCTTGGGCGTATCCATACTTTTATCGCTACAAGCCCTATCCATATGGAATTTAAACTCAAAATGCAGCCGCAAGAGGTCATAAAGCGCGCCGTAGAGTCTGTGCAATACGCTAAAAGTCTATGCGAGGACGTGGAGTTTAGCTGCGAGGATGCGTGTAGAAGCGATATGGGTTTTTTAAAAGAGATCTGCGACGCCGCGATAAGCGCAGGGGCCTCCACCATAAATATCCCCGATACGGTGGGCTATCTCTATCCTGACGAGATCACCGCCCGAATAGGTGAAATCGTTAAGCTTATCGGCGAGCGCGCCGTAGTTTCCGTGCACAATCACAACGACTTGGGAATGGCTACCGTAAATTCCTTAGCCGCTATCTTGGTAGGAGCCAGACAGGTCGAGTGCACGATAAACGGTATCGGCGAGCGCGCGGGCAACGCGGCGCTGGAGGAGATCGTAATGGCGATCAAGACGCGCAGGGATAAATTTGCGCCGCTTTATACCGATATAAATTTGAAAGAAATTTACCTATCCAGCCGCCTAGTCGCGAGCATTACCGGCATCGAGCCGCAGCCTAATAAAGCGATCGTGGGCAAAAACGCCTTCGCGCATGAAAGCGGCATTCACCAAGACGGCGTGCTAAAACACAAAGAAACTTACGAGATCATGCACGCCGAGGATATCGGGCTTGATAAAAACTCGCTCGTTCTGGGCAAGCACAGCGGCCGCCATGCCTTCAAAGACAAGCTGGTATCTTTGGGCTATGAGCTTAGTAACGAGCAGATTGAGATCGCGTTTAATAAATTTAAAGCGCTTGCAGATAGCAAAAAGGACGTTTTCGACGAGGATATTAGAGAGCTCGTAAACGACGAGTTCGTGGGAGCCGAAAAGACCTATGAAGTGCTAGTTTTAAGCTCCAATAGCTGCAATAAAGGACACGCTAGCACAGCGCTTACGCTAAGGTATAAGGATGAAATTTTAAGCGATAGCGCGCTTGGAAACGGCGGCGTGGATGCGATATTTAAGGCGATAGACCGCATTAGCGGCATCAGCGGTAGCCTGAAAGAATACCAAGTAAAAGCGGTTTCGCAGGGCAAAGACGCGCTGGCGAAAGTAACCGTCAAGGTGGAATTTAAAGATGAGGGCGCCATCATCGGCAGAGGACTTGACGTAGATACGATGCTAGCATCCGCAAAGGCCTACGTTGCGGCGCTAAATACATATCTGGACGCTAAGCGCTAA
- the pssA gene encoding CDP-diacylglycerol--serine O-phosphatidyltransferase — protein MEEEKGKLIYILPNFFTAASAFLAVISIISTIKGNFSAAIFYIILSLICDGLDGRVARLTHATSKFGVEFDSLADIVAFGVAPALLFYCAVGHDYGKVGSLIAALYVVFGAIRLARFNVTTGTYEPSVFIGLPIPTAAITMAFWIGIYLKYELSKGFGVFLIIAMAALSFLMVSNIRFPSFKKISLKRPNAIKILVLLIVVFFSLLYLFRLEFPAVLTLVYIVYGLVRGALNLSAAKFHKKDKPEETAK, from the coding sequence ATGGAAGAGGAAAAGGGAAAATTAATCTACATATTGCCGAATTTTTTCACGGCGGCAAGTGCTTTTTTGGCGGTTATCAGCATAATTTCTACTATCAAGGGCAACTTCAGCGCCGCGATCTTTTATATCATTTTATCCTTGATCTGCGACGGGCTTGACGGCCGCGTGGCGAGGCTAACGCATGCGACGTCGAAATTCGGCGTGGAGTTCGATAGCCTTGCGGATATCGTTGCTTTCGGCGTAGCGCCGGCGCTGCTATTTTACTGCGCGGTCGGGCACGATTACGGTAAGGTCGGCTCGCTCATAGCCGCGCTTTACGTGGTTTTCGGCGCGATCAGGCTGGCGCGATTCAACGTCACTACGGGCACCTACGAGCCTAGCGTTTTTATCGGGCTACCGATTCCGACGGCGGCGATTACGATGGCGTTTTGGATCGGAATTTATCTAAAATATGAGCTCTCCAAAGGATTTGGCGTATTTTTAATCATCGCAATGGCGGCACTGTCGTTTTTGATGGTAAGTAACATCCGCTTTCCGAGCTTTAAAAAGATCAGCCTAAAGCGCCCCAACGCGATTAAAATTTTAGTGCTTCTAATCGTCGTATTTTTCTCGCTTTTATATCTTTTCAGGCTGGAATTTCCGGCGGTGCTCACTTTGGTTTATATCGTTTACGGTTTGGTTCGCGGAGCTTTAAATTTAAGTGCGGCTAAATTTCATAAAAAAGACAAACCCGAGGAAACGGCGAAATAA